The sequence below is a genomic window from Streptomyces sp. NBC_00289.
AAGGCCGCGGGTGAGGCGGCCGGGTCCGCCGCGCGCATCCTCGGTGACGCGACGAAGACGGCGACGAAGGGCGGGCTGCCGACGACCTCCCTGACCAAGGGCGGGCTGCCGACGAGCTCCCTGCCGACGGGCTCCCTGCCGACGCAGGGGCTTCCGCTCGGCGGCTGACGCCTGCCGCGCCCGGTTCGACCGGCGGCGGGGCCCGGGACGCGTTCCCGGGCCCCGCCGTTCGCCGTCTGCGGACGTCGGGGGGGCCGAGCGTCGTGTGCGGACGTCGGGGGCTCGGCAGGGCGGTTACAGGCGCCCCACGGCCGCCCGGACGCGTTCGTCCGTCGCGGTGAGGGCCACGCGGACGAAGTTCTCGCCCGCAGTGCCGTAGAAGTCACCCGGGGCCACGAGGATGCCCAGGTCCGCCAGGTGGGCGACCGTGGTCCAGCAGGACTCGTCCCTGGTGGCCCAGAGGTAGAGGCTGGCCTCGCTGTGCTCGATGCGGAAGCCGTGCTTCAGCAGCGCCTCGCGCAGGGCCGTACGGCGGGCCGCGTACCGGTCGCGCTGCTCGCGCACATGGGTGTCGTCGCCGAGCGCCGCGATCACGGCGGCCTGCGTCGGCGCGGACGTCATCATGCCGCCGTGCTTGCGGATCTCCAGCAGGGGACCCAGGACCGCCGGGTCACCGGCCAGGAAGGCCGCCCGATAGCCGGCCAGGTTCGAGCGCTTGGAGAGGGAGTGCACCGACACGATGCCCTCGAAGGAGCCGCCGTTGACGTCGGGGTGCAGGACCGAGACCGGCTCGGCCTCCCAGCCCAGCTCGACGTAGCACTCGTCCGAGAAGAGCAGGACGCCGTGCTCGCGGGCCCAGGCGACGATCCGGGTCAGCTCGTCCTTGCCCAGCACCTTGCCCGTCGGGTTCGACGGCGAGTTGAGCCAGAGCAGCCTCAGGTTCGTCGGGTCCAGGTCCGTCGGATCGTCGTAGACCTCGTACTCCGCGCGCGCCAGCCGGGCGCCGACCTCGTAGGTCGGGTAGGCCAGGCGGGGGTGGGCGACCCGGTCGCCGGGGCCGAGGCCCAGCTGGGTGGGGAGCCAGGCGACCAGTTCCTTGGAGCCGACGATCGGCAGGACGTGCCGGTGCGTCACCCCGCGGGCGCCGAGCCGGCGCTCCACCCAGCCGGTGATCGCGTCGCGCAGCCCGGGTGTGCCCCAGACGGTCGGGTATCCCGGCGAGTCGGCCGCGTCGATCAGCGCCTTCTGGACCAGCTCGGGAACCGGGTCGACCGGGGTGCCGACGGACAGGTCGACGATGCCGTCCGGGTGGGCCTCGGCCGTCGCCTTGTACGGCGTCAGCTTGTCCCAGGGGAAGGTGGGGAGACGGTCGGAGACTGCGGACACGGGATCTGACTCACTTTCTCGTACGGCAAACGCCCCGGCCCGTGCGGCGATCAGGCCGTACGGGACCGAGGCGAAGGGCCTCTCCCCGGTTCGGGCGGGGCCGAGCACCGGGGAGGACGCGGGCCGCGCTTACTGGTTCTGCGGCGGCAGCGCGGCGACGAAGGGGTGGTCGCGCTCGATCAGGCCCAGCTTGCTGGCGCCGCCGGGAGAGCCGAGTTCGTCGAAGAACTCGACGTTCGCCTTGTAGTAGTCCTTCCACTCCTCCGGAGTGTCGTCCTCGTAGAAGATCGCCTCGACCGGGCAGACCGGCTCACAGGCGCCGCAGTCGACGCATTCGTCCGGGTGGATGTACAAGGACCGCTGGCCCTCGTAGATGCAGTCGACCGGGCACTCCTCGATGCACGCCTTGTCCTTGACGTCGACACAAGGCTGCGCGATGACGTAGGTCACGCTGTCGTTCCTCCTCGATAGGGCGCTGGCGGGCCTCCACAGGCTCCGCCGCCTGGCGCGCGGGAGCGCGGCGTCGTCGATGCCCGCCTCTAGTATCTCCGTTCCCGGGCATGATCCGAACAGGAGGGGTGAACCGACCTGTGGAAATCTCTGCGACCGGACGTCTCGTGGTCCGTCTCACCGCCGCTGACGTGGGCAAACGGGTCTCCGTACGGTCCATGATCGAACATGCGGCGGCGGGTGAGAAGTTCACCGACACGGTCGGTGTTCTCACATCATGGGACAAGGGTGTGCTGCGGATCACACGCAAGGACGGCCGCAGTGTCCGTATTCCGGAATCGGCGCTGGTGGCGGGCAAGATCGTGCCCCCGGCGCCGGCCCGCCGACGCGGCCCCGCCGCCTCCTACGAGGAGCTGGCGCGGGTGTCCTCGCGCGCGTGGCGGCCACTGGTGAGCGAGCGGCTGGGCGAGTGGGAGCTGCGGGCCGCCGAAGGCTTCACGCGGCGGGCGAACTCCGTGCTGCCGCTCGGCGACCCCGGCCTGCCGCTCGACGAGGCGCTGACCGCCGTACGGCGCTGGTACGGCGAGCGGGAGCTGCCCGCCTACGTGCAGACCGCCACCGGCGCCGCGGGGACGCAGGAGCTGCTGAGCGCGGAGCTGGAGCGGCGGGGCTGGGTGCGGGAGGTGACCGCCGAGCTGTGGACCGGCGCGCTCGCGCCGGTGGCCGACCGGGAGGAGGCCCCCGGCGTCCTGCTGTCCCGGGAGGCGGACGAGGCCTGGCTCGCGCGCTATCAGCGCAAGGGGGTGAGCGAGGTGGCCCTGAAGGTGCTGGGCAGCGGCCCCTCGGTGTGGTTCGCGACCGTGCCGGGTGCGGCGGCGGGCGCGGCTCCCGCCGCGATCGGGCGGTGTGTCGTCGACGGACGGTGGGCGGGCTTCGCCGCCGTCGAGGTGGATCCCGCGCTACGGCGGCGGGGGCTGGCCGGGACCGTGATGACCGCGCTGGCCCGGCGCGCGCTCGACGAGGGCGCGTCGGCCGGGTGGCTGCAGGTCGAGACGGACAATGTGGGAGCGCAGGCGTTGTACGACCAGCTGGGTTTCACGGCGCACCACGCGTACCACCACTACCGCGAACCGGAACGCGTCGAACCCGGAAGTGCCGGCACCGGCCGGTACCGATCGTCCTGAGAGGGCACGAGCCAGCTATGCGTCCTCCCTATCCCCCGCCGCCCGAGCGCTCCGCCGAACTACGGCAGCGGTTCGCCGCAGAGGCGCGCTCCGAGCGTCCCGACCTGTCCGCGCTGTGCCTGCTGCTCGGCGCGGAGGCCGACGGGGAGCTGGACGACGCCGGGCTCGACAGCGCGCAGATCGAGCTGGACAAGCTCGCCGGACAGCTGCCGTTCCGGCCGGGCGGACCGCGCTCGTGGGCGGTCGCGCTACGGGAACTGCTGGGGGAACGGTCCGGGTTCCGCGGGTTCCCCGCGGACTACCAGCGGCTCGAGTCCTCGTTGCTGCACCGGGTGCTGGCGCGACGGCGGGGGCTGCCGATCCTGCTGTCGGTGCTGTGGATGGAGGTCGCGAGACGGGCGGGGGCGCCGGTGTACGGGGTGGCTCTGCCGGGGCACTTCGTGGTCGGGTTCGGCACCGAGGAGCAGGTGCTCGCCGATCCCTTCGACGGGGGGCGCGTGCTGAGCGGGTCCGACGCGGAGCTGCTGGTGGCGGGGGCCACCGGGGCGCCGTTGCATCCGTCGATGCTCGGTCCCGCGGAGCCGCTGGAGGTGGTGGTGCGGATCCTGAACAACGTCCGGGCGTGGGCCGCGGCGCGGCCCGAGCGGTCGGACGTCTCCCTGTGGGCCGTCGAGTTGTCGCTGCTGCTGCCCTCGCATCCGGCGCGGTTGCGCTACGAGCGGGCCCAGTTGCTCGTGCAGCGGGGGGACTTCGTCGAGGGCGCGGCCGAACTCGACGCGTACGCCGAGGTGGTGGGCGCGGTGGACGAGCCGGCCGCGGCACGGGTCCGGGACCAGGCGCACGCCGCGCGGGCGATGCTGAACTGAGTCCCCGGCGCCTCCCGGGGACGCGGTCGGCCGCGTCTCACAGCCAGCCCTTCTCCCGCGCCGCGCGGACCGCCTCCGCCCGGTTGCGTACCGCCAGTTTCTGGATCGCCGTGGAGAGGTAGTTGCGGACCGTCCCCTGGGACAGGTGCAGGGCCGTGGCCAGTTCGGCGTTGGTGGAGCCGTCCGCCGCCGCCCGGAGAACCTCGCGTTCGCGGTCGGTCAGGGGGTTGGCGCCCCCCGCCAGGGCCGCCGCGGCGAGCGTGGGGTCGATGACCCGTTCACCGGCCAGCACCTTGCGTACCGCGGCGGCGAGTTGGGCGGCCGGGGCGTCCTTGACCAGGAAGGCGTCGGCGCCGGCTTCCATCGCGCTGCGGAGGTAGCCGGGGCGGCCGAAGGTGGTCAGGACGACCAGCTTCACCCCGGGGAGCTCCCGGTGCACCAGGCCCGCGGCCTCGATGCCGGTCGCGCCCGGCATCTCGATGTCCAGCAGGGCAACGTCCACGTCGTGCTCGCGGGCGGCGGCCAGGACCTCGTCGCCGCGCGCCACCTGGGCGACGACCTCGATGTCGTCCTCGAGGCCGAGCAGTGCGGCCAGCGCCTCGCGGACCATCGACTGGTCCTCGGCGAGCAGGACCTTGATCGTGCGGCTCATGCGCCGGATCCTACGTCGGCCGCGCCGCCGGCCGGCACGCGGGCGACAAGCCGGAAGCCGCGCTTGGTGCGGCCCGCCTCCAGGGAGCCGCCCGCCTTCTCCAGGCGCTCGGTGAGGCCGGTGAGGCCGTTGCCCGGCCCCTTGCCGGAGCCGCCGGAGCCGTCGTTCTCGACGGACAGTTCGCACACCGGCCCGTCGAGGCTCTGGCGGTGCAGCACCTCGACCGTGCAGCGCCCGGCGCCGCTGTGCCGTACGACATTGGTGATCGCCTCGCGCAGCGCCCAGGCGAGGGCCGACTCGCTCTCCTCGGGGACGCCGGTGAGGTCCGGTTCGGAGGGCAGTTCGGCGATGACTCCGGCCGCCGTCAACGCGACCTGCGCGCCCGCGAGTTCGCCGTGCAGGCGCGGGCGGCGGTAGCCGGTGACGGCCTCGCGCACGTCGACGAGGGCCTGGCGGCTGACCTGTTCGATGTCGGCGATCTGCTGGGCCGCCTTGTCGGGGTGGCCCGGCAGCATCCGGCCGGCGAGCTCGCTCTTCAGCGTGATCAGGGACAGTGAGTGACCGAGCAGGTCGTGCAGGTCGCGGGCCAGCCGCAGCCGTTCCTCGTTCGCGGCGAGCTGGGCGACGGTGGCCCGGGCCTTGCGCAACTCTATGGTCGTCCGCACCAGTTGGCCGACGCCGGTCATCGCGAACCCGATCAGCACCACGAGCAGCACCAGGTCCATGGCGTCCCGCTCGCCGATTCGCAGGCCGACGAGCACCATGGTCGCGGCGGTCAGCGGGATCGTCCAGTACGCCATGCGCAGCGGCAGGGCCGCCCCGCACGCGACGGAGACGTACACGTAGAGGCCGAGCCACTCCGTGCCGAGCGTGAGGCACAGGACGGTGGCGACGACCGCGAGACCGAGGATCAGGGCGCCGAGCGTCCGCCCGGAGTACGCCCTGCCACCCATGTTCCGGAAGACCAGCGACAGGTAGACCGCGACGAAGGCCAGCAGGCCCAGCCAGCCGGCCACGGTCGCGCCCGTGGTGTGGTCGCCGGACACCAGGTCGTGGACCGGCGAGCTGAGGAAGACGAGCCAGACGACGATCCACACGGTCTTGCGCAGCGCCTCGCGGAGGTTGCGGGGCGACTGTCCCATGCGCGTCAGCGGGGCCGGCCGGGCCTCGTCGGGGTAGCTGCTCACGCCTTCAGCGTGTCCTTCCGGTACAGCCAGGCCGCGCCGCCCGCGAAGAGGGCGAGGAAGACGGCGAGGATGGCGACGTCCTTCGCGTGCGGGGCCTGGCTCTGTTCGATGGCCCGCCCCAGGGCAGCGTACGCGTGCGTGGGCAGCCACTGCGCGATGTCCTGGAGCCACTGCGGGAACGTCGTCGACGGCATCCACAGGCCGCCGAGCATCGACAGGCCGAAGTAGGTGATCATCGTGATCGGGCGGACCGCGTCCCCGGACGCCAGGTAGCCGATGGCGACACCGAGCGCGGCGAAGACCAGGCTGCCCGCCCAGATCGCGCCGGTCAGGGCGAGCCACTGCCAGGCGTCCAGCCGTACGTCCTTCACGACCGCGGCCACGACGAAGACGATGACGATGGACGGCAGGCTGACGACGGCGGCGCTCGCGGTCTTGGCGAGGACGTAGCCGCGGCCCGGAAGGGGCGTCAGGCGCAGCTGCCGTACCCAGCCGCTCTCCCGCTCCTTGGCGATGCGCTCGCTGTTGCCCATGAGGACGGCCGTCAGGGCGCCGAAGGAGGCCATGGAGACCATCATGTACGTCGGGACGGTCAGGCCCGTGCCGTCGACCCTGGTGGTGGCGTCGGCGTTGCCCGCGATGAGCAGGAACAGCGCCGAGGGGTAGATCACCGAGAAGAACAGGAACTTGCGGTTGCGCAGGGCGCGGACGAGTTCCAGCTTGATCAGGCTGTTCACAGCGACTTCGCCTCCTCGGCGGCCGTGATGGCGACGAAGGCCTGCTCGAGACCGAGTCCGGCGACCTCCAGGTTGCGGGGGTGGACGCCGAGTCCGTACAGGGCGTGGACGGTCGCGTCGGCGTCGGAGGACTGGATACGGACGGTGTGGCCCGAGATGTCGATCGAGGTCAGGAAGGGCAGGTTGCGCAGGGGCTCCTCGTCGAGGGGGCCCTCCAGGTCGAACGACACCCGGCGCGCCCCCGCCTTCGCCTTGATCTCGGCCGCGGTGCCGTCGGCGAGCAGCCGCCCGCGGTGCAGCACCAGCACCCGGTCGGCGATGGCGTCGGCCTCCTCCAGGTAGTGCGTGGCGAACAGCACGGTCCGTCCCTGGTCGGCCTGTTCGCGCATGGTGGCCCAGAAGGCCTGGCGGGCGGAGACGTCCATGCCGGTGGTGGGCTCGTCCAGCACGATCAGGTCGCTGTCGCCCGCGGTGGCGAGGGCGAAGCGGACGCGCTGGGCCTGGCCGCCGGAGAGCTTGTTGACCTTGCGGTCGGCGATCTGGGTGACGCCGGCCCGGGCCAGCACGTCGGTCACCGGGTAGGCCCTCGGGTGCAGATCGCAGGCCAGCGTGACCAGTTCGCGGACGGTGACCTCGTCCATGAGTCCGCCGCTCTGCAGCATGGCGCCGACGCGTCCGGCGACGATCGCCTCGCGCGGGCCGGTGCCGAAGATCCGCACCGTGCCGCTGTCGGCCTGCTTGAGGCCGAGCAGCAGGTCGAGCGTGGTCGACTTGCCGGCCCCGTTGGGGCCCAGCAGCGCCACGGTCTCCCCCGGGTGCAGGCGCAGCGTCAGACCGTCCACGGCCCGGACGTCCCCGTAGCTCTTGCTCACCTGCTCGAACCCGACCACCTCGGTGGCGGTGGTCGTCGTTGTCGTCGTCATGCCCACCATCGTGGCCGCGCGGGCCCGCCGTCCGGCAGTGTCGAGGGTCCTGACCGGCGGATGACAGATGTCATGTGCGGTAGGTGCCCTACGACGGGAGGGGGCACCCGGCGCGTGCCGGGTGCCCCCTCCCGTTCGAAGTGAGGCCTGTTGCGGCACTAGCTCGGGGTGGTGTCGATGACGCCGACGCGTTCCGCCGACGTCTTGCCGCCCAGGGCCTTCCGCAGCGCGATGACGACGTCCTGCGGCAGGACGTCACGCTTCCCGCTCGCGCCGTCGATCTGCACGCCCTGGAAGGTGGCGCCGTACGCCTCCTTGAGCGCCTCGAGGTCGTACGTGTCCACGAGCTTGCCGTCGACGGCCTTCACGCCGAGGATCTTCGGCAGTGACACGGGGCCGAACTTGATGCTGTGCACGGCGTCGGTCTGCACGGTGACGAGTCCGGACATCGCCGGCTTGGCGAACTCCTTCATCATCCGGTCGACCTCGGCGTTCGAGATGGTCGGCTGCTTGGTGGTCGTCGCCACCGCCACCGGCGCGGACGCGTCCGTCTCCACCTGCGTGCGGTAGGCCTCCTCGACCGCCAGGGTCGACTTGCCGACGTCGATGCCCTTGCCCGCCTTGCCGTACACGGCGACGGCCTTGCCGGACTTGAACGTGATCGTGCCCTCGGTCGCCGAGCCGGAGCCGCCGGCGGCGTCCTCCAGTGCGGCGTGCAGCTTCTCCTCGTCGACCGGCATGACCGGGTCGACGACCCGGTGGTTGCCGAACAGCGAGCCGATGACCGAGACCGGGTTGTAGTCGCTCTGCGCGGCCGCCCGCACCGTGGCCTGGGTGTCGAACTGGAGGCCGGCCTGGTCCGGCTTGAGCGCGACGGTGTCGCCGCCGACGGACAGCTTCAGCGCCTTGTTCACCCGGTCGCCGAAGGCGTCGTCGAGCTTCTTCACGGCGTCGTCGCGCGTGCCGCCGCCGATGTCGACGCCGAGCACGGTGGTGCCCTTCGGCACGTCGGAGTGGTTCATCAGCAGACCCGCGCCGTAGGCGAGGCCCCCGATGAGGAACGCGGCGACGAAGAGCAGCACCAGCTTGCTGCGGCCCTTCTTTTTCTTCTTCTTGGACGAGGCGGCCGCGGGCACGTTCTGCGCGACCGGCTCGGGCAGCTTCGGAGGCGTGTGCGGCAGCGGTCCGTCGGTGCGCGCGCCCGGCCCGAACGGCGAGTTCTGGCCGGTCGACGGGACGACGGGGATACCGCTGGTGACGGTGTGCCCGGAGACGTTGTCCGCGGGCCGGTAGCCGGGCGTGCCGGATTCGGAGGCCGGCTTCTGCGGAGTCAGGATCGCGGTGTCGTCGCTCAGTCCGCCGCCGGGGGCGCCGGGGCCGCGACCCGTGCGGGGGGCGCCGGGCCCGCCGCCGGCCGACGGCACCAGCGAGCCGTCTCCGGTGACCGGGCCGCCGGTCGGCCCCGCGGGGCCCTGCGGTCCGCCGGGGCGGCCGGGGCCGTTGGGCCCGTTGAAGCCGCCCTGCCCGTTCGGACCGCCGTAGCCGCCCTGGCCGCCGGACGCGTTCCGGGCACTCTGGCCGTTCCGGGCACCCTGGCCGTTCTGGGCGCCGCTTCCGTTCTGGGCGCCGCTTCCGTTCTCCGCGAAGTACGGCAGGTCGTCGCGGCGCGGTTCGCCGCCGCCCGTGCCGGGACGCGGGCCGGTGCCCAGCGGTCCCGCGGCCAAGGCCTCGGTGACGTCGAAGGAGCCGGTGCCGCCGCCGTGCCCGGGGGCCACG
It includes:
- a CDS encoding bifunctional succinyldiaminopimelate transaminase/glutamate-prephenate aminotransferase is translated as MSAVSDRLPTFPWDKLTPYKATAEAHPDGIVDLSVGTPVDPVPELVQKALIDAADSPGYPTVWGTPGLRDAITGWVERRLGARGVTHRHVLPIVGSKELVAWLPTQLGLGPGDRVAHPRLAYPTYEVGARLARAEYEVYDDPTDLDPTNLRLLWLNSPSNPTGKVLGKDELTRIVAWAREHGVLLFSDECYVELGWEAEPVSVLHPDVNGGSFEGIVSVHSLSKRSNLAGYRAAFLAGDPAVLGPLLEIRKHGGMMTSAPTQAAVIAALGDDTHVREQRDRYAARRTALREALLKHGFRIEHSEASLYLWATRDESCWTTVAHLADLGILVAPGDFYGTAGENFVRVALTATDERVRAAVGRL
- the fdxA gene encoding ferredoxin, with product MTYVIAQPCVDVKDKACIEECPVDCIYEGQRSLYIHPDECVDCGACEPVCPVEAIFYEDDTPEEWKDYYKANVEFFDELGSPGGASKLGLIERDHPFVAALPPQNQ
- a CDS encoding GNAT family N-acetyltransferase; its protein translation is MEISATGRLVVRLTAADVGKRVSVRSMIEHAAAGEKFTDTVGVLTSWDKGVLRITRKDGRSVRIPESALVAGKIVPPAPARRRGPAASYEELARVSSRAWRPLVSERLGEWELRAAEGFTRRANSVLPLGDPGLPLDEALTAVRRWYGERELPAYVQTATGAAGTQELLSAELERRGWVREVTAELWTGALAPVADREEAPGVLLSREADEAWLARYQRKGVSEVALKVLGSGPSVWFATVPGAAAGAAPAAIGRCVVDGRWAGFAAVEVDPALRRRGLAGTVMTALARRALDEGASAGWLQVETDNVGAQALYDQLGFTAHHAYHHYREPERVEPGSAGTGRYRSS
- a CDS encoding tetratricopeptide repeat protein; amino-acid sequence: MRPPYPPPPERSAELRQRFAAEARSERPDLSALCLLLGAEADGELDDAGLDSAQIELDKLAGQLPFRPGGPRSWAVALRELLGERSGFRGFPADYQRLESSLLHRVLARRRGLPILLSVLWMEVARRAGAPVYGVALPGHFVVGFGTEEQVLADPFDGGRVLSGSDAELLVAGATGAPLHPSMLGPAEPLEVVVRILNNVRAWAAARPERSDVSLWAVELSLLLPSHPARLRYERAQLLVQRGDFVEGAAELDAYAEVVGAVDEPAAARVRDQAHAARAMLN
- a CDS encoding response regulator; the protein is MSRTIKVLLAEDQSMVREALAALLGLEDDIEVVAQVARGDEVLAAAREHDVDVALLDIEMPGATGIEAAGLVHRELPGVKLVVLTTFGRPGYLRSAMEAGADAFLVKDAPAAQLAAAVRKVLAGERVIDPTLAAAALAGGANPLTDREREVLRAAADGSTNAELATALHLSQGTVRNYLSTAIQKLAVRNRAEAVRAAREKGWL
- a CDS encoding sensor histidine kinase; the protein is MGQSPRNLREALRKTVWIVVWLVFLSSPVHDLVSGDHTTGATVAGWLGLLAFVAVYLSLVFRNMGGRAYSGRTLGALILGLAVVATVLCLTLGTEWLGLYVYVSVACGAALPLRMAYWTIPLTAATMVLVGLRIGERDAMDLVLLVVLIGFAMTGVGQLVRTTIELRKARATVAQLAANEERLRLARDLHDLLGHSLSLITLKSELAGRMLPGHPDKAAQQIADIEQVSRQALVDVREAVTGYRRPRLHGELAGAQVALTAAGVIAELPSEPDLTGVPEESESALAWALREAITNVVRHSGAGRCTVEVLHRQSLDGPVCELSVENDGSGGSGKGPGNGLTGLTERLEKAGGSLEAGRTKRGFRLVARVPAGGAADVGSGA
- a CDS encoding ABC transporter permease; protein product: MNSLIKLELVRALRNRKFLFFSVIYPSALFLLIAGNADATTRVDGTGLTVPTYMMVSMASFGALTAVLMGNSERIAKERESGWVRQLRLTPLPGRGYVLAKTASAAVVSLPSIVIVFVVAAVVKDVRLDAWQWLALTGAIWAGSLVFAALGVAIGYLASGDAVRPITMITYFGLSMLGGLWMPSTTFPQWLQDIAQWLPTHAYAALGRAIEQSQAPHAKDVAILAVFLALFAGGAAWLYRKDTLKA
- a CDS encoding ABC transporter ATP-binding protein encodes the protein MTTTTTTTATEVVGFEQVSKSYGDVRAVDGLTLRLHPGETVALLGPNGAGKSTTLDLLLGLKQADSGTVRIFGTGPREAIVAGRVGAMLQSGGLMDEVTVRELVTLACDLHPRAYPVTDVLARAGVTQIADRKVNKLSGGQAQRVRFALATAGDSDLIVLDEPTTGMDVSARQAFWATMREQADQGRTVLFATHYLEEADAIADRVLVLHRGRLLADGTAAEIKAKAGARRVSFDLEGPLDEEPLRNLPFLTSIDISGHTVRIQSSDADATVHALYGLGVHPRNLEVAGLGLEQAFVAITAAEEAKSL